The Acropora palmata chromosome 3, jaAcrPala1.3, whole genome shotgun sequence nucleotide sequence TCCAGTTGACAGACAAATCGCTTTTCCCACCAAGCGGATTCAAGTTGGGCATAACAAGAGGTAGCAACGAAGAAGCTTACTTCAAATATCACGTGGAAGATAGCTTTCGGAAAATCTACCACAACAACTTAAAGGTCCATTTGGTAGACAGTTTCAAGGAAGGAATAAGGCAACTTAAGTCAAAGTAAGTTAAGGCATATGCATAATAGTTTCAAAACACTACCAACACAAACATAAAATGCATAAGGGGCGGGGGGAATGTTTCATAGAGAAACGTTTTAagccataagaaaaaaaaatgtaaaaattgtCGTCGTTTTCTTATTTCAATCGCAGCCATCTTCAAGGAATGATCGGCGATACGCATTCGTTGCAAGAGGCCATGAACCAAGACCCACGTTGCATCTACGGTTTGGCCGGACCAAACTTTTACACGCACGGCTATGGGTTTGCGTTCCCCAAAGGCTCGCCTTGGGTGCAACAGGCGACATTATCAGTGCtcaaaaaccaagaaaatggAAGCATAGAAACCATCATGGATTACTGGTTAAACAGAAAAGTTTGCCAAACTGTCCCCGTTAGCAAGCTCGACTACGACAAATTTGTCGGTTTATTTTTACTCATAGTTGGTGTGATTGCTTTTAGTTTCACTGCGCTGTTATCTGAAATCttgatcatttttcttttgattaaGTTTGGAAAGCGCTTGGGTCCTCTTGGTAAATTCTTAAAACGGATGATCTTTAGCGTGCGAAAAGGCGAGGAAAACGACATCAGAATAAAATGGATGCAGCTCTATAAACAAAGCAAGAGCAAGAAGCCAGGGGAAGCGCAAACGAACTCAACGAGTGATGTTTCGTTTCGCTCAAAGGCGAGTTTTTATAATTTGAGTTTTGAACTCAATAGTGAATTGCTGGACACTGATGTCTGCAGCGAGCAGGTGTTAAACTTGCGAAGATTTCAAATGTTAGAAAGCGCTGAAAATGCCCCAGTAAACGGAGacatttttaacccaaagGAAGCTAACACAGACCAAAGAGACGACGTCGCTCAACACAAACAATCAGGTGTAACCACTGCCGAGTTTTCTGAGCTTTCTAGCTTTTAATGACACACTTGGGCATTGATTGTAGTGGCGTTacaaaaatgtccaaaaaaaacaccttaaGGGTCTAATCGCACTTGAGGACAATACGgcgtcaaaaaaattaaaaaactgtCATTGTAACCAAAAACCAGGTGCGATTGCACTTTTTGTCGATACCCAAATTTGTACAGCGCCGAACAAAGTTCAGAGGGGCCGTCGACTACCTCTGAAGCAGGCCAAACTGAtacaaatcttgaaaaacagtAGACGAATGTTGAGGCAAAGGTTTTGTCTCTAGCCGATTTCACacacaatttattattttaataaaattctGAAACTGACAATTCCATAATTGTCCTCTAGTGCGATTTGGCCCTAAGGTGAGTTGCACGTGCCGTTTAGTGATTGTAATCATATTGAACGTGAAGTACGCAGTTGGGTACGTGTATATTTCTCTGTCATTCACGTGAAAATGCAATGCAATGCAATGGTTCGAGGCCTTTCCTCCGTTTTTGTACTCATCACGCACCGAAGCCAAAAGTTTCTTCCTTCACAAAGATGTGTAAATattgtgaaataaaatttagcgAAAATACATTATTCCGGTGAAGAACTGTCACACAACTTAAGTTCGAGTCGATCCCCTTTCTAATTATCACAATGGTCCGCGTCGACTCAGAAGATTTGCGGTTCTTGGGGGAGACAAAATGCCGTTTTAAAAATCATCATTATAATCCTAAGAGcttgtcattgtttttgttaaagaTGAGAATAACAATCACCTCTGGCTGAATTCGAAACTGTGTCTATGCCCGCGATTCAGGAAATTCCGGCTGTTCTGTGCAGTCCCAGCAATTTGACGTAACTGCGTCTGCGCATATTTCGTGAATGGCCAGAAGCAAcatcgttcccagggtctctctttcTCTCGCCAAGAAGAGAGACCGTGGGAACGAAGTTAAGCCAGAAGTTCTAATCATTCTACGCGCTGGCGAAATTGCGGTTTTCCCAATGATTCACCCGATAAACTTTCAGGAATCTTTGGTTGTTTGTGACTACTAGAAGAATGTGAACACCGACCAGGGTAAAGAAAAGGTCTCCAAAACAAACTGGTAACACCCTATTCACAACTACAGAATACTTCAGCTTTCAAACGTCTACAGCTAGAAATCTAAGACCACAGTCCAACAGAGAGCGaggaatcttttttttttttactgttgaACGCCGTGTCACAACAGCTTACTAATTCACACGCGCTTAAGGATGAGTACAGTCTGTACATTAAGAGTATCAGGTTTTGAAGCTTTATAATATAGACAAAGTTTGAAAAGAAGGAGCTCTCTTTGTTTAAATATACACACGTCTGCATCTTTCCTAAGAAAATACGTAAGCTTAAGATATAAGACCACTAAAACCCGTAACTGTCTGCGGATACAAACACTAACTTTACCGGCCTTCTCTAGTTGTGTATTTCTATAAAATcctttaaaagcaaaaaaaggctGTCTAAAGTAAAATAACTTGACTTCCTTTACATACAGATGAAAACGATCGTCAGCAACCGATGACAGGTGGAGTTGTATGCAAGCGATGAAACGATCGTCTCAGGCAAACTAATTGGTTTCCTATGCCCACGGATTCTTGCTTTGCTCGATAGAATCTATGAAGGGAAGTAGTGAGTGAAGCTGAAATTATACATCGATGAATAGTTGTGAGGGGGAGAGGGGAGGTACCTCGGATGAACAGGGGTGCGAGAGGCGTGGACGGCAAGCTGAAGGCGAGACAGGAAGGAGGAGAAATAGAGGCtagagaaaaatgaaagcgGGTCTTGTCTTAGAAGCTAACCATAACAAAAGTTTGTATCACTAATTTCACTTGGACGCGCTTAGGGctaacaatttcaatttcgtAGCAAATCGAATCAACTGTTAAGTAGTATATCATAGTTTTAAGGAAGCGAAGAATGCGTGCTTACTTTCGGTTAAATTGGAAACTCTATGGGTTCCTCGTTGTTTACGTCGAATATTAAACAAGCAATTAGCGAACTGGACCAAAGGTGGAAGGGAGAGGTAATGTGAAGGGCAGACAATGACCTCCTCCCCGCAGTGTGACTCCATCTACAAACTCCCAATACCACCTACTCCTATTAGATTTTGTTAGAACTCACACTTACCTTGCACAACGTCGCCAACAGACTCGTCAACCGCGTTATGTTCGTCTAAGTTGCCTGCTGCCTGAGAAACAGTGCTCGTTACAGAAGACTGGGACCTACAAAGAGGAAATTCTTGGCAACTGTAGAGAAAATATGAGAGAAGCAAGGGGAAGAGCAGGGAGAATCTTAAAAAATGATCACACGTCATCATCAAAAGCCATTCATCATCTTATCGGTTagtgctgaaaataaaatcttaGTAGCTTCGGTTTTGCATTGAGACACGTGACTAGCTGAAAAACGcgagcagccaatcaaaacaaaaacaaaggaacatGTGACTTGCCTGTGTGAGTTTCCCGCGCTAAAAATACTTTAAATTTCACAACCTCTAAAATTTTGCTGGATCTGGTAAAATCAGAACGTCAAAATTTCGCGATGACATAGCCAGAACTTCATCATTTggtcaaaacaacaaaaaggaatTGCCTGTTCGAGGGCTGATACAATATCGGTCAGCAACGAGGGGTTTGCCATAAACAAGTCAAACAACCCTTCGTGAGATACGGCCAAAATAATTACCTCAATTGTCGCAGGTCTTTGCGAGACACTTTGACGGACGTTGAGGCCTGGGATGGAGATCCTAACCCTTTGTCGACGAGAGAATGCTAAGGAGAACAACAAAACGGCGTTTATCTTTGATTCCAGAAACTTCTAATTTTGGGAACTGATCACGCTACCTTCATCCGGGAAACCTCATTTGCCAACTCCCTGCCATGCGCATCGCTACTCCGGTACTGAGCTTCAAGATCACCGCTGGCCGCAACAACATCAGACTCCATACTAGTTCCCATTCCAGACGCCATTTTCTCTCGTAATTTTTTCTTGAGATCTCGACTCGTCTTCTTGTAATAGTAAAGGTCTTTTTCAAGTAATTGAGCTTTGGTTTCGAGTTCActaaagaaaaggaaagaagaaaggGGACAGTCTCTCAAAAGTCGGGCCAGCTGAAAATTGTAGGACGGCAAGATTAAGATTGCGTCGGAACGACTCAATTGATTTaaagatgatttttttttatggaaactcggaaaaattAGTCCTTGTAACATGAAAATCGCACCTTTTACTTTCCTATTACAAGTTCAGATGCTGCATCACTGAGAAAAATAAGCAGAGCCGATACATTCATTTAAGGAATACGTTAAAACTAATCGGGTCATGTTGTGCTATATTTCCTAGTATTAGTAACCATCTACTGGCTTTAGTTTTCATATAAGTTTATATTTCATGGTCCTATACTGTTTTCAAGCAGACTTCTGGTGCAATACGagtattatcattattagtttcaatttttagAATGAACAGACACGCTCTCCATGGTAACCAGACTGGTTACCCACCtgcctacctacctacctacccaCTTACCAACTCACATACTTATCCACCCACTTACTTACTTACCTTCCTCCTTACCTACCTACATACcaacctacctacctacctacctacagAAGGCTCATCATAACAAAGCCATTGAATTGGGTTCAGGTTGAGGCTGGTTCGCATTCCTTTTAAGCCGATATTATCAAATTCGTGTATTTTCGCGACGCATATGAAAAAGATGATTGACAATTTAGCTTTAATGAAAACACTTCCTTGCGCAGTAAAGTAGCAACCACTGATCGGCAATGTCATATCCTTACAGTCATCTCTGCGGATCATTGAAACGTGCGTTTAACTAGGTAAATCCACACAGAGAATGTGACACAAAAAAACGATTTAAAAATGTCACTAATGTCTCACATATGACACAACGAACACATGCCCGGCGGAGAGACAACACAATGGAAATACACACTACGACGACAAAAAcaggcaaaaaataaatgctttACTTAACAGACAATAACTTAATTATTACCTTATTCTTTCATCAGGCGCCTCGTTAGCCTCGGCATCGCGTAGTTTGTTCATCAAAAACTGTATCCTCTGCTCATATTTCTTCTGGTGCTCAACTAGATTCCGGTCCCCTTTCATTTGCGCCTGCTGTAGTCCTCGACCCAGCTCTCCGATGATACGTTCTTGCTCTTGTATGCGGACCTAataaacaacaatgaaaaccgCGATAATGCACGGGTGCATTAGAAAGTTGAGTCAAAGGATTCGAGAGTGGAGTCCAGCCCAAAACCAAGTGGACTAATATCGACTTTTACTGCTAGCAACTCTTAACTAAAGCCGTCCAAGGTAGGATTTGTTCTTTTATCAAGCCATTTTCTCATACATTTATACACACGAGCAGGTCTACGACTTAATAAAATACCATTTCAAGACCAAAGTCCTTTGTCCCTTCAGGTCACGCTACTACTCGTTAGTTTCAAGGCCAACAAATTGCGCCCGCGAAAGTGCAGGCGACAGTGCCTCGTTTGTGACTTTCTTACCCCAAATGAAGCATTCAATGAGCAAGCGAGAGGAAGCTAGGCGGTCGGATCaccacaaaaattaaattcgtTAAATCTGTTTAACAAacagattccatgttgccgtgcgtctgttcagtaatatatcacagatgacgtcaaaatgcagtaagaacaaaaaagtgtcacacgaggcgcagccgagtgtgtcactgatgttcttaccacattttgacgtcctctgtgatctattactgaacagacgcacggcaacatggaatctatttgttttatataataaaaaaattaaaatacacggaaaaaatgcccttttatttcaaatttcgccactttgacagacacgaaaacaGCAATGAAGTGATCTTattatgtctataaaaaatgaagcgaactgattggttgctatgcttagcaaagaaatgtgattggttcaaattcaagattcaaaaaattcaaagaaacttgaatcgagcgctgtcgtcatctgtgcgtctgtcctctaatagatcataggcgagaaccaattagaatgcgagaattacttgggttactGTATATCTAACTGCGCTCTCCTACGTGGAAGCACAAAGCAAGCCACTGACCTCCTGGTCGCTACACATGAGTTTTagctttctttcatttcctcgAAGCTCCACAACCTTCTCAAAATACTTTGATAACAAGGAAGTAGCTTCCCCTGGAGCGAGACCACTCAGCTTGTTCATCAGTCCCTCTCGGTCTTCTTCTGTCAGTGGTTGACTGCTGTCCAGTTCTTTCTGCTTGTCCGCAATGCCATCGCTATTGAATTCGATGGCTGCTTCCAGTGCTTCGATACCCTCGTCAAGTTCAATAAGTCTAAAGAAAACGGTATGCATCAAAAAATGAGAAGGATTGGTATTTTCTAAGACACAAGAACGAGCTTCGGTTAGGGTTGCATATCAACAAATTAAAGATAACTAACGAAAAGTGGCCGAAGGGTCAGGAGAAGGGATTTGTTCAGTCCACTTGGTGGACTCGGGGTTATTGCCAGTTCAACTCTTCGACTGGCTACATCAAAAATACTTGAATAGTCAATGGCTGTCGGTTACCTTCTCTCTTCCTTGGGATCTAATAAAGAACCGTCGTGAAGTTTCTGTTCCAGCAGCTCTCGTTGTTTCGAAAGTTCATCTTTGGTTCTTTCAAGCGAATGGACGTTATCAGAAATTTTGCTTTGGCTGATCCCGTCTGCttctgcaataaaattcacaaCAAAAGGCACATCATGATCACACCTTACACATGCATATATATTCGAATGCAACTGGGCAACACTGCGTCGTTAGGGCATCGGAGACTTTCTATGTAAATTTGCGTAATCACCGAGAAAAACTTATTACCGTCCacgtttttctctttttgcttGATCTGTTTGTCTACGTCTCCAAGTTGAGTTGATAAACGAAGAATATCCTAAAACCATACAAAAACGAGATAATCACACAAAATATCCAAGTGGGTATCACACTTGGCAAGCTCGGAACATACCTGATCTTTGCGCTAAGCAAAGATGGATTACCATCTTCGGTCTTGAGACAAAGAAGCGAGCCGTCTGTCGGGACGGAAGGAATAAACCTTggacaggagccgatgagtaggagcatgcaactcccatactaagcctatgtcacatttttacagactgatctatttttagtatatcTTTTCGTTTCTGAAAGAAAGGCACTTCCGGTCCAGCGACGCAGTGACGACGATTAGTGATTgatcatggcactcccacgagAGTCTCATTCTGGGGAAATTCGATCTGAAAATAAATCTGTCCAtcaaaacgccgtgacaggaatatggTGGAGTTGTATGCTCCTACTAATCGGCTTCTGCCTTGGCTCAATTGCCAACCACGATTTTACCGTGATTTCTTCGTCACGACCCGAAAGAATTCCCATAGGTCTCCTTGGCTTTGGGTAAAAGCGGAAGACATGTATATGCGGCCGGCGCCAAACTCGGGAAAGCGCCATTTTACTTTCACATTGTGCGAGAAAAGCCAAGCGCAAAACTGTTCACTATAGCAATGAAATACGCCACCTTTGTGATAACTTGACTGGAGCGTAGCTTCTTCATTTCTAATTCGCTCTTTTCCGACAACATGGATTCCCTATTTCGTATTATcgtttctctctttttcaaCTCTTCTTCTAAGGCTTCCATGGCTTGTTTCCTCTTTAAAACTTTCTCCACTTCATTGTCTAACCACTGACGACGCTGTTCAAGTTTCACTTGCTCATCACTGGGGGAAAAAAAGAGCAAGCATGCTGTAAGCAAAAACGTTTTCATGcatgattttattttcaaaatgcaaatttccaaGTCAAGTATGAACtttatcaaagtttctttCTACATTTCAAATTCGTTGTAATTAACTTTCCAGAAACTTAGCCTGTACGCACAGAAAAAGAATCGCCCTTCGGACTTGCGACAAATATCACAGGGAAGGTTTTGCGTACTCGTTATAAAACCATGAAAACTTTCATCTCGCGTCTGAGATCCTTTTCAATAATTGAAGTCAACAGACTAAAGGTTGATGAGGTTGATGAGACTAAAAGGTTGATGAGTGATATTTGGCCGTTCAACCTCACGTTTGACGTTGGCGGAATTAAAACGGCGTTCGCAGTCTCTCCAGCGCTTACGTGTTGTCAAAGTTCAGCAGAAGAGCGTCTTCAATTTATGCTACGCACGTGCGGAGAGTGCAGACCAAGAGGACCGTGCATAATCATAAAAGCGTGCAAAGAGTGTAGGGCCTGCAAAGCAATAAGTCAGCTTAAGCTTTAAAGACATGCACACTTCGAGATAAAAGAGGGAAAACAGCGGTATATTTGCAATTCGTCTTCTTGGTCAAACAAATGAGATGCGTGTTGCAATCAAAATCTCTTCCGAGTATCATTCACCTACGAATGAAGAAAGCACTTTTGAGTGAAAATATACTTGACTTCATTCCAATGTGCGAAAGTGCTTTCTGCCCAATGGGAAAAAATCTTTGGTGCAGTCACCGATGCCTCAGTCAACGGCATGCTTCACGCCAGAACCTCACGCTGAAATTTTACCTTTCCTTCTCAGCTTCATTTCCTTGTTTATTAAATTTCCTGAGCCGTCTCTTCGCAGCTGCCACCTCCTCCGTTTTTCTCTTCAGAACTTTCTGTTGCTGATTTGTGTGATCTTCCAATTCTTTGATCTTCTGTTGctgtttttgcatttctttttccattttgcttTTCCTATCCGCTTCGTCTTTGAGCCTTTTCTGTAGCTGGTCTTGTTGGTTTCTCATTCTGTCGATGTGTACTTCCAATTCTTGAACTTTCTTTTCCCTCTCTTCGTGTAATGCACTTATTTTTTCGTTAtcctgagaaaaaaaatatgatttttttttttcgttttcggTGCGTCAAATAGCAAACAAagtgactttttcaggcttctatacgcaattgcttaaaatgcgttcataactgccgcgatgatcatagcttacttgatttcaaatccgcagttcaacatttgaaatatttcacatttcacttcacatccattcccacgggctcattagaactcacaaatgaccagctcctaacgtcagtggcttcatagctcagttggttagagcgtcgcaccggtatcgcgaggtcacgggttcaaaccccgttgaagtcttgactttttcaggcttctatacacaattgcttaaattgcgttcataattatttattattattggcgCAGCAATGTAACAGCCACAATATACGTCGAcaacagcgagaacgtcatctgaaaactCCACGTTTCTGCGCTAATCTATCGATTATTCGAAGTCATTATGGTTGCAAAACGTGttttaactatcctggaattaaattggtatCAGCGATGTGAAGATGAAAAGGTTagaaaacattgcaaattTGCCGTCTAAGTGCTCACGTCGCCCACGTAACAGCTAAACAGGTCATTGCGCGTCGAACGGctgcgaaatgtacaaaaaaaggaaaaccgCACGTGCAAAACGTTCAAAGCGTACAAAACTATATTTTTCACTActaaataggccatttccgagttcccctcagtctctctttcaaagcgagctttcatttccgagttcccctcactctctctttcaaagcgagtctaagtgcgaaatttttgttctgATAATTAGCTCTAACTTCAATATGAATggaaactgattttcataacaaagacttcgcacttagcctcgctttgaaattgAGGCTGAgatgaactcggaaatggcctttTTGTAAAtatgtgacgttcttgttgccgtcgtcgtcgcgGTTGTTTAAGCTGCCTGTTGCTGAGGGCTCACTCCATCATGCGCATGCACAGAAAATGCACAAGAAATTTCTATGCTCAGCTAAAACACCAGTGAAAACACGCGGAAATATATTCATAACCTGTATCTTCTTCATTAccttctgttttcttttcaaagcctGTAGTTTGGCCTCGACTGACTGAAGCTTCTTCTTGTATTCAGCCTCCACTTTGTGTTTCTCTGTCACTTCATGATTCGCTTTCGACTCGAATTCCTCCATTGCTTTTTTACTCTCGTCAAGCTCTCGCTTTGCCTTCTCCAGCTCCTGTTTCATGGATTTGATTTTATCGGAGTACTGTTTCTTGGTATCTTTTGCTTCCTTGTCGCTCTTCACTAATTCCTTGATAAGCTCTTCCTTTTGCCTGAAAATCGAACGAAAACATAAAAGCAACGGACCAAAATCTGCCAAAGTGAGTCTTTAATACCTTTCTAGTGTTGTCCACCATTTGAGGATGTGGGGTCTAAGCAACATAGAAATAGAAAGGAGAATTGGGAGGAGATATGATTGCACTATCTACCCCTCTTTCGAGGGCGAATTCCGAAGGCAGGCTATGACTCAAGTACCATCGATGAATGAGGGCCTCTTTACAGTCGTAACGGAGACAtcagcgaccttcagattggagtacgaggacgactacgagtttGAGTCTAAAGTTCcgagcacgcgcacttcgaaaattttaGGCCTGCAAGCCTAAAGCGCATGCTCAGtacggaaaactcgtactcgtagtcgtcctcgtactccaatctgaaggtcgctatcAGCTGTAATCAAACAACTGTTAGAAGAAACAGATTCCAAAGCAAAGCTAAACCGACATTCAGTGTATTCAGTGTATCTGAAAATTTCTAAGTACCCTACCTGATATTTATATTCAAGTCTCGAAGTTTCTGCCGCGCGGAATGAAGCCTCAACTCTGTTTGCTTCACTTCTGAACCCATCACTTGAGTGCTGGAGCGCAATGCTTCCACCTCGCGCTCGCGGGGATCCATTCTGTCGGGGACTGAACCTTTGTCATTCGGTTCGGCGACGTCCTAAGGAATTTAACAAGCAAGTTCCTCTTTTAAAGTTACACAATCTCAATACAGTTTTCATCTTGAAATCCCTTGAAGGAAAATGACACAGGCCTTACCTTTGCCATGTCTATTAGCATCCAACCGTCCTAAAGAACCTACTTTTTGTAATATAGGCAAAAACTGTGCGCTATGCTTCGGTCATGTAATGTCACTTTCTATCATAAAAGaactaaaattgaaaaattcttGCTTGTGCAACCTTCTTTCAAAGCCAACGAACAAGTTCAGAAAATTTCCACCGCTACTTTTCCCAAAAAGTATGCCTTATCTTTAATTTTAGACAAGCGTTacgagagaagaaaaaaaataataagagaGGCCGAACTTTTTACGAAGGAAACAATTTGGAGAAGAATTGATTTTTCCATAAATATCGTCTCCCAGGAACGATAAAATCTTGTTTAATTCCAAACCTTAGTTCTGGGACGTTTAGATGCCTTTGCGTCTCCATTAAAAGTGGGAACCTGAGTCATTCTTCGCGGAGCATCTTTCTTGAGACTCCATGTTCTACCAAGTTGCCTGCAGGATGAAAAATTGCAACAAGGTCGTCAAAATGTACTGACGAGCCGCGATATGGAGGACTACTTAAATATTAACGCTGGCTACAATTCTCCAGTAAAAACGGGAAAATGTAAGAGAGAACAGGTATAATCAAGGAGGCCCCACAGCAATCTTCAGTCATGTATTGCCATCATGGTTATGATCCTTCTAACAACCATGAATGTTAATGATGAATAGAAACCGTTGCGTTGGACGAAGGAGGACGCTAGGTAATCGGGTTGGTGATGTATCCAGTTCATTGCGAGCGAGACTTTCACGAAAACCTTCCGCGAACTTGAGACTTCCCTGTCACCCAGTGGTCGGGCACACTCGAGGCCTTGGACGTACTAGAGTCACGTGTGTTGCTGCAAACTAATCCTCCAGGAAAAGATCTCGATTTTCAGGGAAACACTTTTGTTCGATTCGGTAAAGAACATCGCGGTCAATCACGTAGCAAattacatgatttttttttggggggggggagggggagagAGGGTTGTGAgggaaaaatgagcaaaacacAAAACGACCATTTGCATCCTTGTTTTGAAGATAACTGCTAATTATAAGCACCAGGAGCCAAAAGTGAGCGTCCCTATCCCCATTTATTCATTGAGGTACTCCTTCAGTACCGGTTAGGTTAGAACTTCGTTATGtcatagagcggttttcaattgactgtcgaaaaaccaaaaccaaagcaattactccgaccaatcacaacaggagcaaataCCACGATGAAtcaatcacaattccttgcAATTAtttgtaactcgctcaaagcgcgggaagaatcacgcgtacatggtgcgattggttttggtttagcttctcattggttgaaaaactggcgcgagtcttttaccccaatcactaagcgtagcaatcgcaatcacgtaattactttcgacagtcatttgaaaactgctctagcTCTGTGGAATTGCAGATAACGTAAGGCATCCGTTGTAAAAGCTCTTCTTTGGTTGGCTTTTTGACTGTTTGCGTAGGAACCTTGCTCCAAAAGAAAATCTGCTCGGGAAAAGGTTGCCTCCTACTAATGGCTCCTGTAAGCACTTGAACTCTACTGCTTTTCCACTAACACAAACGTGTGTGCACTCTTTCTGAGCTTAGCACTTGAAACACATTTCCGCACCTTGACTGCGCATCATCACCCTCGTCTTCACTTTCGCTTGTATCTGAAAGCGTGCATACAACTTCGTCTTCATCTTCGTGTCGGCTGACCAATAACTGGCTTCGGGCTCGAAAGTCTTGTATCATTCGGTCGGTAGAGAACTGAAAGAA carries:
- the LOC141875443 gene encoding kinesin-like protein KIF27, with the protein product MAEVPVKVAVRVRPLVGQEKVHNVPQCVHFIPDKPQLILGKDRGFTFDYVFPPKTTQAEVYDKCVEPLVKSCMEGYNATVFAYGQTSSGKTYTIGGTDSASVLEEDYGIILRAVKQLFQIMEENKHKMEYAVTVSYIEIYLEELRDLLDVETSGRDIHVREDDKGNTVIVGATEQSVATADDVMACLDLGSGGRQIGTTNMNEHSSRSHTIFTLYIEQKPLVEEELEIVRKSNAVSATEYADYKYAKFHFVDLAGSERAHRTGNVGERFKESVFINSGLLALGNVISALSDAKKKVVHVPYRDSKVTRLLKDSLGGNARTVMITCLSPCAVDFAENLNSLKYATRARSICNKPVVNRDPQNTRLAEMQNEIQALREELQKQRGWSVGSASAGTVEDAERIKTLQVELERSRSSCETYKQLLSDAMNQLKNMNKAAVMSNNQSNQFDRLSKAVEQVLARPIWTPNTTRHQQAELVEQLKKELNKYKEDLSSDEEIFAEKTKEIESLKDHIRELQEEKASLGIQLRETLNRLKKYEDQLFRQQLQLNHFLLNQGREGTIVHPSPRLQTAPIVEAVVSKNNRDVHSSPPVFSTDRMIQDFRARSQLLVSRHEDEDEVVCTLSDTSESEDEGDDAQSRQLGRTWSLKKDAPRRMTQVPTFNGDAKASKRPRTKDVAEPNDKGSVPDRMDPREREVEALRSSTQVMGSEVKQTELRLHSARQKLRDLNINIRQKEELIKELVKSDKEAKDTKKQYSDKIKSMKQELEKAKRELDESKKAMEEFESKANHEVTEKHKVEAEYKKKLQSVEAKLQALKRKQKDNEKISALHEEREKKVQELEVHIDRMRNQQDQLQKRLKDEADRKSKMEKEMQKQQQKIKELEDHTNQQQKVLKRKTEEVAAAKRRLRKFNKQGNEAEKESDEQVKLEQRRQWLDNEVEKVLKRKQAMEALEEELKKRETIIRNRESMLSEKSELEMKKLRSSQVITKDILRLSTQLGDVDKQIKQKEKNVDEADGISQSKISDNVHSLERTKDELSKQRELLEQKLHDGSLLDPKEERRLIELDEGIEALEAAIEFNSDGIADKQKELDSSQPLTEEDREGLMNKLSGLAPGEATSLLSKYFEKVVELRGNERKLKLMCSDQEVRIQEQERIIGELGRGLQQAQMKGDRNLVEHQKKYEQRIQFLMNKLRDAEANEAPDERISELETKAQLLEKDLYYYKKTSRDLKKKLREKMASGMGTSMESDVVAASGDLEAQYRSSDAHGRELANEVSRMKHSLVDKGLGSPSQASTSVKVSRKDLRQLRSQSSVTSTVSQAAGNLDEHNAVDESVGDVVQDSIEQSKNPWA